From one Butyricimonas faecihominis genomic stretch:
- a CDS encoding (Fe-S)-binding protein translates to MTNNITNEQKAKALAIISNTNDSKLETHLNACVRCGLCASSCMYYLTMKEGKYIPARKVDLVSSIYRRYKTWQGAMFPSLFHARELNQETCDEMVDSLFGACTMCGRCVKHCSIGVDIPFLVKKGREMLAVMGLVPKTLQATVDAAVNTGNNMGIPTEEFVDTIQWMEEELQDELEDEKAGIFLDQPDKNVFYTLNPREPKFFPLSISAMAKVFYAAGEEWTLSSKYYDVTNYGYFNGNNEEATQIARNLYDEIHRLHGKRLVLGECGHGSRAMRWEGPNYLKTQYDFDTLTVVELIGEYIRSGRIKLDKTLNSKVVTIHDPCNLVRNGGLLNEIRFVVNAAAANVVEMTPYGTDNFCCGGGGGALAMSEYNERRLKIGKIKADQITATKAEIVVTPCHNCVDQLTQINHTYKLGITIKTVAELVADALVIEN, encoded by the coding sequence GTACTACCTCACGATGAAAGAGGGCAAATACATCCCGGCACGAAAGGTTGACCTCGTCAGTTCCATTTACCGACGCTACAAGACTTGGCAAGGGGCCATGTTCCCGTCGTTATTCCATGCCCGGGAACTGAACCAAGAGACATGCGACGAGATGGTCGACTCCCTGTTCGGGGCTTGTACCATGTGCGGACGCTGCGTGAAACACTGTTCTATCGGGGTGGACATTCCCTTCCTCGTGAAAAAAGGACGTGAAATGCTTGCGGTCATGGGACTCGTACCCAAAACCCTCCAAGCAACTGTCGACGCGGCGGTCAACACAGGGAACAACATGGGTATTCCCACGGAAGAGTTTGTTGACACGATCCAATGGATGGAAGAGGAACTCCAAGACGAACTGGAAGACGAGAAAGCCGGAATCTTTCTGGATCAGCCCGACAAGAACGTTTTTTACACCTTGAATCCCCGGGAACCGAAATTCTTCCCGCTTTCCATCTCAGCCATGGCAAAAGTATTCTACGCCGCAGGAGAAGAGTGGACCCTCTCGTCTAAATACTACGACGTGACCAACTACGGGTATTTCAACGGTAATAATGAAGAGGCAACTCAAATTGCCCGGAATCTTTACGACGAGATTCACCGCCTGCACGGCAAACGCCTCGTACTCGGTGAATGTGGCCACGGTTCGAGAGCCATGCGCTGGGAAGGCCCCAATTATCTCAAAACACAGTATGATTTTGACACTCTCACGGTGGTTGAACTCATCGGGGAATATATCCGGAGTGGAAGAATAAAACTCGACAAAACGCTGAATAGCAAGGTTGTCACCATACATGACCCGTGCAACTTGGTTCGAAACGGGGGACTTCTCAATGAAATCCGTTTCGTGGTCAATGCCGCGGCAGCAAACGTGGTGGAAATGACACCCTACGGCACGGACAACTTCTGTTGTGGTGGCGGTGGCGGAGCCCTCGCAATGAGCGAATACAACGAACGTCGTCTCAAAATCGGCAAAATCAAAGCCGACCAAATCACCGCAACGAAAGCCGAGATCGTCGTGACCCCGTGCCACAATTGCGTGGACCAGCTAACTCAAATTAATCACACGTACAAACTGGGTATCACCATAAAGACAGTGGCGGAATTGGTCGCTGATGCCCTAGTAATTGAAAATTAA
- a CDS encoding aminotransferase class V-fold PLP-dependent enzyme yields MSKLIYLDNSATSFPKPDVVYDFMNDFYRKHGVNPGRSGFDAAVETEEVVNSTRKMLTKLFNGGNDHNRLTFSYNATDSLNLIINGLVEKGIHVVSTMLEHNSVLRPLNMHHQNGTIDLTYVPFDAHGYVHPDDIKNAIRPNTKFVVVTHCSNVLGTIQPLTEIGKICKEKGVIFVVDGSQGAGAVDLDMQASGIDVYCFTGHKCLMGPTGIGGSYVREGIEIKHTRAGGTGVRSAYPVHLDEYPYRLEYGTLNLLGVAGLNAGVKWIQEQGIMNIHHREILLWDKLRKALQNIEGVTTYCAHSIENQNPVLSFNINGFDSGDVGTMLDVDYNIAVRTGLQCAPKVHEVIGTFDIHGTVRMSIGAFTTEEDVNTAIEAVKEIAAIRN; encoded by the coding sequence ATGAGCAAATTAATCTACCTAGACAATTCAGCAACCAGCTTTCCGAAGCCGGATGTAGTTTATGATTTCATGAACGACTTTTATCGCAAACATGGTGTAAATCCCGGGCGTTCCGGGTTTGATGCTGCCGTCGAGACAGAGGAAGTCGTGAACTCGACCCGCAAAATGCTAACCAAGCTATTCAACGGCGGGAATGATCATAACAGGCTAACGTTCAGTTATAACGCCACGGACTCCTTGAATCTGATCATTAACGGTTTGGTGGAGAAAGGCATTCACGTGGTATCTACCATGTTGGAACACAACTCCGTGTTGCGCCCGCTTAACATGCACCACCAAAACGGAACCATCGATTTAACTTACGTGCCTTTTGATGCACACGGCTATGTACATCCCGACGACATAAAGAACGCCATCCGTCCGAACACGAAATTTGTTGTCGTAACCCATTGTTCCAACGTGCTGGGAACGATTCAGCCGTTGACCGAAATCGGGAAAATCTGTAAAGAGAAAGGCGTTATCTTCGTGGTTGACGGTAGTCAAGGGGCCGGGGCCGTTGATCTCGACATGCAAGCCTCCGGTATCGACGTGTATTGTTTCACGGGCCATAAATGTCTCATGGGACCGACGGGAATCGGCGGTTCGTACGTACGTGAAGGAATCGAAATCAAACACACCCGTGCCGGGGGTACCGGGGTTCGCTCCGCTTATCCCGTGCATCTGGATGAATACCCTTACCGCTTGGAATACGGAACCCTCAACTTGCTAGGAGTTGCCGGACTGAATGCCGGGGTAAAATGGATTCAAGAACAAGGAATCATGAACATCCATCACCGGGAAATCCTACTTTGGGATAAACTTCGCAAAGCTTTACAAAACATCGAAGGTGTAACTACCTATTGCGCCCATAGCATCGAAAACCAGAATCCGGTATTAAGTTTCAACATCAACGGATTCGATTCCGGAGACGTGGGAACCATGCTTGACGTGGATTACAACATCGCCGTACGTACGGGACTACAATGCGCTCCGAAAGTACACGAGGTCATCGGTACCTTCGACATTCATGGAACCGTCCGCATGAGCATCGGTGCTTTCACGACAGAAGAAGACGTCAACACCGCCATCGAGGCCGTGAAAGAAATCGCCGCCATTAGAAATTAA